In a single window of the Papaver somniferum cultivar HN1 chromosome 8, ASM357369v1, whole genome shotgun sequence genome:
- the LOC113305031 gene encoding F-box/kelch-repeat protein At3g06240-like, with protein MDYPFRYKNIKALEMLGSSCNGLICLGIASGTIGVDDDNSIFIWNPTTGEYKKIESECDFVVEYDGYNFRYGFGHDNIIEDYKVVKIGKGSGCFDVQVYTLGLNCWRSGGSVKHYKFSRRRRYPGLLLKGALHWLGRVTTVQEGSSEVIVAFDVSRERLIHLPFPDGITAPPQELGNDDRYTIVGGLGDCLCLSVVTFLWIDIWVMREYGVQESWIKQFTFEYGAWDAPPSSSRFSFCKPLWFFENSEILLDTFEDLLLYDMKTGRVRTVNMPDITTSGKLKNE; from the coding sequence ATGGATTATCCGTTTCGGTATAAGAATATTAAAGCACTTGAAATGTTAGGTTCTTCTTGTAATGGCTTGATTTGCTTAGGTATTGCTAGTGGAACAATAGGTGTAGATGATGATAATAGTATTTTTATATGGAATCCGACGACAGGTGAATATAAGAAAATAGAGTCTGAATGTGATTTTGTGGTTGAGTATGATGGGTATAACTTTAGATATGGATTTGGTCATGATAACATAATCGAGGATTATAAGGTGGTGAAAATTGGAAAGGGTTCAGGTTGTTTTGATGTTCAAGTTTATACGTTAGGGTTGAATTGTTGGAGAAGCGGTGGAAGTGTAAAACATTACAAGTTTTCTCGTAGAAGAAGATATCCTGGTTTGCTTCTCAAAGGGGCGCTTCACTGGTTAGGCCGTGTGACCACTGTGCAAGAAGGCTCCTCTGAAGTTATAGTTGCTTTTGATGTTAGCAGAGAGAGACTTATCCATCTGCCTTTTCCTGATGGAATTACTGCACCTCCACAAGAATTGGGCAATGACGATCGGTATACAATTGTAGGCGGTTTGGGAGACTGTCTTTGTTTATCTGTTGTGACATTTCTTTGGATCGATATTTGGGTGATGCGGGAATATGGAGTGCAAGAATCTTGGATTAAGCAGTTTACATTCGAATATGGAGCTTGGGATGCTCCACCATCAAGCTCTAGATTTTCATTTTGTAAACCGTTATGGTTCTTTGAAAATAGTGAAATTCTATTAGATACTTTTGAGGATTTGCTTTTATATGATATGAAAACTGGAAGAGTTAGAACAGTGAACATGCCCGATATTACTACAAGCGGGAAGTTAAAGAACGaataa